One segment of Neoarius graeffei isolate fNeoGra1 chromosome 20, fNeoGra1.pri, whole genome shotgun sequence DNA contains the following:
- the LOC132869115 gene encoding LOW QUALITY PROTEIN: protein phosphatase 1 regulatory subunit 29 (The sequence of the model RefSeq protein was modified relative to this genomic sequence to represent the inferred CDS: inserted 1 base in 1 codon; deleted 1 base in 1 codon), whose protein sequence is MPTALTVQDKCLLLPACFMHERLSTSFFHHXLLIMKMKSDAPPSQSITLLLFPSLLLLFSAPDLVCGDCWLIEGDKGYVWLAICSQNQPPYETIPQHINNTVHDLRLNENKLKAVFFSSLSRFTNLTDLNLTKNEISYIEDGAFAGQANLQVLQLGYNKLTNLTEGMLRGLGRIQCLFLQHNLIEVIATNAFWECPSLSSLDLSSNKLARLDASTFRVLGRLMVCELAGNPFHCGCDLYSFLVWLEAFNNVTHTYDRLQCETPRELFGYPLLSPVGGPGRSALNILASVCRDGVFIPGMTSLPPDGDSSGMGPDMFDRIGPYHQPTTSSSSENTFSPSITLQHVSLSSASLLVQIPRPYSKMYILVQYNQSFVSDVMNLKNKKELITLNKLFPNTNYTFCVASIRNSQRFNHTCLHFATRTPTTDDLLPTPSTTTHYIMTIVGCLFGMLIVLGLVYYCLRRRRRQEEKEKSICVKKTILEMRYGPEVAAAAANDPTAVQKLHDQAHHQHHHGKLPMSSSSSGMLGHGPGNTSSSRLSTLPQVEKLATAFSEAMATKGNYMDVRTSGAGDERGRDGVRQAVRAEDLMEEDGSDLGDDSDDDDDDGRGSASEISTIAMEVDKVNQIINNCIDALKLDSVAAATSSGNPTSPPPSSASSISRGLIPLSPGVSEACQVLPSPKIPPPPPLPLTTSLSERPGITGGGFVSPPYRPPPPATAVRPIQRQMSADAAVIVSSSKKHCGPAGGKARVYSLDVPEPRSPDPCQYPEKGSPVRCGEPLDRLPLVVGGGGVGCNMDGVTMDGVSLQQHLEVHPDFHCAEHRHSVPALYYEGSHDSPAQRASFLKPLSRAKRDAASYSQLSPHQHSYSGYSSSPEYSSENTLRIWERFRPYRKGPREESCYITAGNALRKKVQFAKGEDLHDILDYWKGVSAQQKL, encoded by the exons ATGCCCACGGCACTGACTGTACAGGACAAGTGCCTACTG CTTCCTGCCTGTTTTATGCACGAGAGACTATCCACTTCCTTTTTCCACC TGCTCCTCATCATGAAGATGAAGTCAGATGCCCCGCCCTCTCAAAGCATCACACTCCTGCTTTTTCCTTCTCTTCTCCTGCTATTTTCAGCACCAGACCTCGTCTGTGGTGACTGTTGGCTCATCGAGGGGGATAAGGGCTACGTATGGCTGGCCATCTGCAGTCAGAACCAGCCGCCATATGAGACAATCCCGCAGCACATCAATAACACCGTGCATGATTTACGGCTCAATGAGAACAAGCTCAAGGCTGTATTCTTCTCCTCACTGAGCCGCTTTACAAACCTGACAGACCTCAACCTGACAAAGAACGAGATCTCCTACATTGAGGATGGCGCCTTCGCTGGCCAGGCTAACCTCCAGGTGCTGCAGCTGGGCTACAATAAACTGACCAATCTGACGGAGGGCATGCTGCGAGGCCTGGGACGCATACAGTGCCTCTTCCTGCAGCACAATCTTATCGAGGTCATTGCCACGAATGCCTTTTGGGAATGCCCGAGCCTCAGCAGTCTGGACCTGTCCTCTAACAAGCTGGCACGTTTAGATGCGTCCACGTTCAGGGTGTTGGGAAGACTGATGGTGTGCGAGCTGGCAGGGAACCCTTTTCACTGTGGCTGTGACCTCTACAGCTTCCTCGTTTGGCTGGAGGCCTTCAACAATGTAACACACACCTATGATCGACTACAATGTGAGACTCCACGGGAGCTTTTTGGCTACCCGTTGCTAAGTCCCGTTGGAGGACCTGGTCGGAGTGCGCTCAACATCCTCGCCTCAGTGTGCAGAGATGGAGTGTTTATTCCAGGGATGACTTCATTACCACCAGATGGGGATTCCTCAGGCATGGGACCTGATATGTTTGATCGTATTGGACCATACCATCAGCCCACAACTTCATCCTCCTCAGAGAACACGTTCAGCCCTAGTATCACACTTCAACATGTGTCTCTTTCTTCAGCGTCCTTGCTTGTGCAGATACCGCGGCCATACAGCAAGATGTATATCTTGGTACAGTACAATCAGAGCTTTGTTTCTGATGTGATGAACCTGAAAAACAAGAAGGAGTTGATTACACTAAACAAGCTCTTTCCAAACACAAATTACACTTTTTGTGTGGCCTCCATACGTAACTCTCAGCGTTTTAACCATACATGTCTTCACTTTGCCACTCGGACTCCCACGACAGATGACTTGCTGCCCACTCCATCCACTACTACACATTACATTATGACCATCGTGGGCTGCTTGTTCGGGATGCTGATTGTTCTTGGCCTGGTGTATTACTGTTTGAGGAGGCGGCGAAGGCAAGAAGAGAAAGAGAAATCAATTTGTGTGAAAAAGACCATCCTAGAGATGCGGTATGGACCGGAGGTTGCAGCTGCAGCTGCCAATGATCCAACAGCAGTGCAGAAGCTGCATGATCAGGCCCACCATCAGCATCACCATGGCAAGCTTCCCATGTCCTCCTCCAGCTCAGGCATGCTGGGTCATGGCCCTGGGAACACCAGTTCCTCAcgtctctccactcttcctcaagTAGAGAAGCTGGCCACAGCCTTCTCTGAAGCAATGGCAACCAAGGGCAACTACATGGATGTTAGGacttcaggagcaggagatgagaGAGGGCGAGATGGAGTAAGGCAGGCTGTTAGAGCAGAAGACCTAATGGAGGAAGATGGAAGTGACCTGGGAGATGACTcagatgatgatgacgacgacggTCGAGGGTCAGCATCAGAGATCTCTACTATCGCAATGGAAGTTGACAAGGTTAACCAGATCATTAATAACTGCATAGATGCACTTAAACTCGACTCTGTAGCAGCTGCCACGTCGAGTGGAAATCCAACTTCACCACCACCTAGTAGCGCCTCCTCCATAAGCAGGGGGCTAATTCCACTTTCACCTGGTGTCAGTGAGGCCTGTCAGGTCCTGCCCTCGCCAAAAATCCCTCCTCCACCTCCTCTGCCTTTAACAACTTCCCTTTCTGAAAGGCCTGGGATTACAGGAGGAGGCTTCGTATCACCTCCATATCGCCCTCCACCACCAGCCACAGCAGTGAGACCTATTCAACGACAGATGAGTGCCGATGCAGCTGTGATCGTCAGCTCTTCTAAGAAGCATTGTGGCCCAGCTGGTGGCAAAGCTCGGGTGTACAGCCTGGATGTGCCAGAACCACGCAGTCCTGATCCCTGTCAGTATCCCGAGAAGGGTAGCCCAGTCCGATGTGGGGAACCTCTAGATAGGCTACCCttagttgttggtggtggtggtgtaggcTGTAACATGGATGGAGTCACTATGGATGGTGTGAGCCTTCAACAGCACCTGGAGGTACATCCAGACTTCCACTGTGCAGAGCATCGCCACTCGGTCCCTGCCCTTTACTACGAGGGCTCCCATGACTCCCCTGCACAAAGAGCCTCTTTCCTCAAACCCCTATCACGTGCCAAGAGAGACGCTGCTTCTTATTCTCAGCTCTCGCCCCACCAACACAGTTACTCTGGGTACTCGTCCAGTCCGGAGTACTCCTCCGAGAACACGCTGAGAATCTGGGAGCGATTCCGTCCATATAGAAAGGGTCCACGCGAGGAGTCCTGCTACATTACAGCTGGAAATGCACTGCGCAAAAAGGTCCAGTTTGCAAAGGGGGAGGACCTACATGACATCCTGGACTACTGGAAGGGTGTGTCAGCACAGCAAAAGCTGTGA